TGAAGGGGCATTTTGCGGGATGAAGTTTCAAACCTGCTGCATGTACCTCCTCCAACACCAGCCACAGGGAGCTCAACGCTGATCCAAATGTGTCACCATGGACCAGTATGTCGTCAAGATAGACCAGGCACTGCTGGCGGGGCACACCACTGAGCCTGGAGAAGGTGGCTGGCGTATTACATAGCTCGAAAGGGAGAACCTTGTTACTGCCACAATCCACGTCCGGTGCAAAATGCTGTCTTAGGTCTTGCCTCTGGGGCCAGTGACCAGGCTGACCACATGACCAGGCTGACCACACCCCCAGCAAACCCTAGGCCTCTGTGGGGGGCGGCGGGTTGCTTGCAGTGACACCGCTCATCAGTTCGATGATTTCTGCAGCCCATGCCGGTCTCTCTCCGGCTGTCGAGCTCTCTGTTGCAGCCCCTGTAGcggcaaaacacacactcttcctGTTCTCCATAGCCCCAGTCCACaccgtctccctctctgtcgCCATTTCCAAGGCCACCTGTAGAGTGTTGGGGTGGAGCAGCTGTACCTGCATGCGTAGTTCGACAGGAGAGATAGCCCTGATAAATTGATCCAGCTCGCTCTGAACACTAGGGTGCATATGAGCATAGGCGCGGTGGGTCAGGCTCTCTACATCGTTGGCTAGGGACCTCAGAGTTTCACCCTCCCTCCTGCAGCAATTACGCAGTTCGTTATGGAGAAGCCCAGGTTGATGGCACTGCCCACACCACCTCTCGAGCACCCCCACTAGTGCCTCATAATTATGCATGTCTTCCGGGGTGAGCAACAGGAGACAGGACAAGGCGTCCCCAGTCAAACACAGAGCCAGCTGCATAGCTTTAGCTTCATCACGCCACTGTTCTGCAGCAGCCAACAGCATGAATTGAGCATGGAAAGCCTCCCAATCTGACTGACCTGAGTACTTGGGTGTTAAAGGGTGCTAAAGGGTGCTATCGCTTCAGACCTGATGTTGATCCAGCTGCGCTTGAGAGAAAGGAAGGCTGCACCTCCAAACTTTCTACAGTTTTAGACTGAAATTCGTGCTGAGGAAGAGTATGAAACTTCTCGAAAGAAGCTCAGCGCCTCAGTACACCAAGTGCATGCTAATCAGGAGGCGGATACAAGGCAAGCTGAGATCCAGAGCTTAAAGAATACCCAATATAACCCGTAGTGGTCAACGTTGAATATCCAGCAAAGGTTACAGGTGCCGACCAGACCATGACCGTCCTCACTCTTATCTGCCCCCAGCCCTGAACTGCAGACCAGACTCCTGTCATTGTGGGGACCAATACCAGCCCTGGAAGAGATAGAGGATATTGGCTGTATGTTATGGCAAGGCCCTGGCCCACTGactctgccccctggtggtgactGTAGTGCAGTctgtaaagtaaagtacaagCACCATGTAGACAAAGAAATCCTGATGGTTGACTCGTCTCCTCTAACTCCACTCCCAGCTGGTGTGCTACTTCAGCCAACGGTGGTGCTCAGTGAATTTCAGAATCTTGGTCCAAAATGAGTCCTCGGAAGATAAGGAAAAGAAGTCCTTGTCTACCTCGATGACCTGATTGTATTTGGCCAAACTTTAGAAGAGCATGAAGAGAGACTTCTTAAAGTTCTTGATCGTATGGCAGAGGTTGGGTTGAAAATCTTGTTTCGACAAATGTCAGTTCTGCCTCCCGAAGCTAAAGTACCTTGGACATATCGTGTCAGCCGATGGAGTATCGCCTGACCCATCCAAGATAGAGGCAGTTACCAGCCTACGCACCTGAAGGCTCTTCAATCCTTCTTGAGATTTTGCGGATATTACCACTGTTTCATCGCCAAATGCAGCCATTGTCAGGCCATTGTCTGAGCTTACGAAAGGCTACGCTCCAACCCAGAGGGGCAAAAATCCTGAAAAACGACAACACAAAGACTTACCTCAAAGAGTCCGAGCCTTTTGGTGAGCAATGGGACCAGTCCTACACCGAGGCTTTCCACAAGATTATCTACTGCCTTACCTACTCACCTGTGTTGGCCTTTGCAGATCCCAACAAGCCATATGTCCTGCATGTAGATGCCAGCTTGAAAGGGCTTGGCACCGTCCTATATCAGGAACACAGTGAGGGTCTGAGACCAGTCACCTTCTCCAGCAGGAAGCTAAAGGCATCTGAGAGGAACTATCCCGTTCACCAGCTGGAGTTCCTGGCCCTCCCACTTAGGGTGGTTGTGGATAAATTCCATGATTATTTGTACAGGGTCAGATTCACCGTACGTACGGACAACAACCCGCTCACTTATGTGCTGTCGACCGCCAAGCTCAGTGCTATCCACCTACGACTTTGATGTCCAGTACCGACCAGGCAGATATAACAAAGACCTGCTCTTGAGGAATATGCCGGATGAGTTGTTGTAAGACAACTGTTGTGTGCAGAGCAAACACCACACCTACAAGTAACTGTATATTTGAGACccattaaaaatggaaaatacaattcaagaatggaaatataaaatgtagGCCATGAACTGCATTATACCTTATTTGGTGGTATAAGATCAAAATGATCCCAAACCTTTGAACGCCGCTTATTGCTTGTACTCTTCATGGCAATCACTCTCCAAATCTCCTCACAACCCCATTTTGAAGAGCAATGATGCATGTTTTATGGTGCCAAACCACTCAAACCTGTCAAGCTGTCATTGGCTCACAACACATTGAAACACTATATGCCAATGAAGCGCGTCGTACCATTTTGAAGCAATGAAGCGCAAAATGATGCACTGAACGTTGAACGTCATCGGTCAATGGTGTTTTGATACAAGCTCCGACACAGTGTTTTGAACCACTCTGCTTCAGGAAGAGCAACACAAGCTCCAAAGCCCCAGTATCATTTGCCCATCACTTGAAATACTTACCCTACGGTCCACCTACAGCACTGGACAGCTCCCACCAAGACGAGAGTAAAGCAGTAATATCAGGAGGGACTGCTCCTTTTAACACTTTCAGGACTAGTTTTCATCATCTTTTACACGTAATATACTTACATTATTTCTAGCATTTGTTACCTCAGTTTGAAACAATCTATTCCACTGTGGCTTTCCACTGAAAATTATTGAAAATAAGTAAGATATATTTTCAAGACCcatttttaatggtttttgttttcagtgtatttgtGACATTCTAACATCACAGGACAGAAAACCCACCGgtgaacctggagaaaacccacgcacacacggagaaCATATGAACTCCTGCAGAAAGActcttgttctgaccgggtcacaaacAGGTCTTCTTGATGCGAAAGCAAGAGTCATTATTTatcaaaaatcaaaatttttgaaaatgtctgttcACCACGAACACACCTGCGTCTATgtcactcttcttttttttatttttacgtcATCAGATTTGCAGGTGTGGTCTCATCATGCTTGATTCTATTCCACTGTGGCTTTTGTCACTGTTACAAATATATCTGTGATGGGCAGAGCAGCGGGTAAAACACGGAATCAAATGTGACCTTTTTGATTTCAGCTgttgaatgttgtgtttattgaaCCTCTTCTTGTGCCAATGAGATTTATCTGACTGGTAATATTTGATTGTTCAGAGATGTCGTGGTTCTTGTGGCTCGGTTCCGCTCCGTCCCTGCTCCTCGTGGGTCTCGTGGGCAGAGAGCTGGGTCTCGGGGTTGGATCACAGGTGGTTCAGGCAGTGACTTGTTCCCGCTGGGAAACGTCTGGTGTCACAGGTCTGTTCCAGGATGGTGATGTAGTCATTGGTGGTCTCTTCAGTCTTTTTTACAAACCTCCAGCTATGGATCATGACTTCACTCAGCTGCCACCCTACAAACCTTGCACCAGGTCAAACTCTGAACTGTGTTTACTTTGAATTGAGAGTGTTATTACCTATATCTATTCCATAGGAAGTTGACTAGGCATGAGGAAAAATAATTGCCTATTGACTGACAGGACATATTTTTAGTAAATGCCAAAGGTCTGGGCTGAATTTAAGGAAAACAGCTGAATCTAAATGAGCTGCTTTTAAATTAACTTTGACTGTAGATGTTTTCAGTGAATTACTCTTCTGTTTGAAAGCTAAATACTAGATTTTTTCATggattatattttatcattctGCACTTTTATGATGACCTTATGTCCCTGCATATTTTACTGtaatttgtttgtctgtaatGCTGTCAAATGTGCTGATAAAAACCTTGGTCCGGAGCTTCTTGTAAAAGAGACATTTATTCTCAATGAGGCTTACctggataaataaaggttatgATGACACATTTGCAGCTTGGTGTTTTGCTATCACATTTATTGTCAATCTCTCTCTCAGACTGCAGGGTCTTCCTTTACAGTACATATATGCCATGGTGTTTGCACTGGAAGAAATCAATGAAAGTGGGACGCTGCTGCCAGGAGTGAAGCTGGGTTATCACATTCACGACAGCTGTGGTCTTTCCTTCTGGGCTTTACAAGCTGCCCTGTCACTGGTTGGAGGAAAGGGCAGCAGCTGTAGTCTTTCAGCTGCCATCACCAACTATTCTGCAGCCTATGGAGAGGAAAGTGGAGAAAGGACAGGTTCTAAATATCTCTGTGCATATACATGATGTTCCTCCATCTATATCAAAagcagaatcagctttattggctATGTACAAGTCCACACACAAGGAATTGACATAGAATGAAATAAGAATGGTGCAGGAGATAAGACCTTTGCACTAGACTTTACAACAGTATATATCAGTATTTAAAATTGGTAATGGAAGTAAagtaatgaataaatacagtaaaattgTGAGTTTAAGGTGGTTGAATATATGTACaaatacatatgtgtatatacatatatatatatatatatatcatacaaacacaattgtatttatataatgtatttataattgTATTGACTACAGGAATTCAAGATTAAGTATAAACACTggattatgttttatttaactaaCGACTCTCGTGTGATATTTGATCATGTTGTCAGGTGATCAGTCTGTTCCTTTGATCATCGGTGGTGACTCATCAAATGCAGCTCAGATTCTCTCCAGACTCCTGGGGCCGCTCTCTGTACCTTTAGTGagttttatatattaaaaactaatgtttgcatttgttattttatttttgtatattgaGCAAAAATCAAGTATGATCGTTTAATCCAGGCTGCAGGTACTGGATGGTATTCCACCGTGAACTTGACACTCGTTAATGAAATCATGCTGTGCTTGAATGACTTGTTTCTAATGGTTAGTTTCATGTAGTCGGGTAACGTGAAGAATGTCTCATTGTCAATGCAAGACAAGTTCCCTTTTCAggacaatacatttttaattcattctttGGTGAAAAACTTTTATTGATCTTTGATGCAATAATACTGACTTCATTATAAAGatcaaaatgtcatatttattgtAAGCTACAGCAACTACTGTATGTTGATAGAAAACTCAAGCCCTGTGTCAAAGATTTCAGTATAAatctgttcttgttttgttttttttgtttttttttagataagcTACACGGCCAGCTGCCCATGTCTAAGTGACAGGAGCCAGTTTCCCAACTTCTTCAGGACCATGCCCAGTGATATTTACCAAGTGCGAGCCATCGCCCAGCTTGCTATCAGCTTAAACTGGACATGGATTGGAGCTGTAGTGGCAAAAAACAGTTATGGCCTCATGGCGATAAAGGTGTTTCCACTGCAAATGTTACAGCATGTGTGTAAGAAACATGCACACGTGAGactttccatttttaaattCCAACTGCATTAATCAGATTTTTCAGGAGGAGACTCGAGGAGCAGGAGTGTGTTTGGCATTCGTGGAAACTCTCCGCAGAGAGAATATTGTGAGCGATGCCACACACGCGGCACTTGCCATTCAAGCCTCGACTGCAAAGGTGATTCTGATCTTCACCTGGTACACAGATGTGAGGGAACTGTTCCAGCAGCTGGACGCCAGGAATGTGAGACGCACACGGAATCTAGGAATCGGTCGAACTCTGCTCTTTGAGAAAAGTCACAGATTATTGTAAAGATTTTGTTGTCACTGCAGGTGACTGACAGGCAGTTTCTGGCCAGTGAGGCGTGGAGCACCAGTGGGGATCTTCTCCAACATCCTTCCTCTTCTAAAGTGGCAAGTGGGGTCCTGGGAGTGGCCATTAGGAGTTCAGCTATACCTGGATTTGAAAAGTATCTCAGAAATCTCAGCCCATCTCATCGTCCAAATGATAAGTTCTTACGAGAATTTTGGGAgaatgtgtttctctgtggtcttAAAGACTCGGCTGCTGCTAACAGGCTGCCTCCGTGCAGCGGCACAGAGTCTCTGCAGACGGTGCACAATCTTTTTACCGACACATCTCAGCTAAGAGTGACGTATAACGTCTACCTGGCTGTTTACGCCGCAGCCCACGCTCTTCACAGGCTTCTCTCGTGTCCTGACAGTAAGAGTCTTCCTGGaaacagcagctccacctgCTCCGTTCCAAAACACATCAAACCCATGGAGGTAAAATCACTTCTGTTTCTCACTGTGCAATTTTCACACCCCACTTTTCCACATTTCCCATTGTGGTTGTGTTGATGCTTTCAGGTCCTACAGCACTTGATGAAGGTGAACTTCACTACACCACAGggggaaatgttttattttgacggAGCTGATGTTCCAGCAAAGTACGACCTCGTGAACTGGCAGAAAACTCTCGGAGGGAAACTCAAACTTGTCCTGATTGGTCGCGTAGATGGATACGACCTCCAAATGAATGAGTCAGCAATTCAATGGAGCACAGGGTCCAATCAGGTGATCCTGACTCGGGCCAACGTCCAAACATCTAATGAATAAAATGCTTATGATTTACttgaaaatatgttgtttttgttcaggttCCTGTTTCAGTTTGCAGTGAGCGCTGTCGTCCAGGAACCAGAGTGGCCACAAGGAAAGGAGAACCagtctgctgctttgactgtctCCCGTGTACTGAAGGAGAAATAAGCAACACAACTGGTGAGGAAATCACAGCATATGATCCGCACacaccagctgtgtgtgtgtgctacgtTTCAGAAGGTTCCACAAACACAAGCTAAGaatcacatgttttaatgtagaATCACTCGTCCAGACTGCGTTCAGGAAATGTGGAGCTGCATGGtccagtgaacagcagcagctgtgttgtaTTTGGCACATGCAGGCGCTGGTTTGGGCAGCACCCACTCATGGACCAGATGAAACTGACTCCAGCTCCTCCCACAAACACTCATGTATAATGTATTCAttgagtttcctgtttcctgtgccAGGTTCTCCTCACTGTGAACCTTGTCCACCTGAGTTCTGGTCCAATTCTGACAGAACCGCCTGCGTCCCTCGCCAGCTGGACTTCTTGTCCTTCAATGAAACCTTGGGTATAACACTAACTACAGTTGCTGTGTTTGGTGTCACGGTGACAacagctgtgtttgtggtttttctttACTACCGTCAAACACCGATGGTAAGATCCcagtaacagcaacaacactcaTCATCTTTGGTTTGCAGTTATTTTAGTTTGAACATAAAACATGTGAATGTCTTTTCAATATCAACTCTTTATTGTAGGTTCGAGCCAACAACTCTGAGCTGAGCTTCCTGCTTCTTCTGTCTCTgaagctctgcttcctctgctctCTGGTCTTCATCGGTCGTCCGTCAGTCTGGTCTTGTCGTTTCCAGCAGGCAGcctttggcatcagctttgttctttgtgtttcctgcCTTCAAGtcaaaaccatggtggttctggcagCCTTTCGCTCGGCTCGTCCTGGAGCCGAAGCCTTGATGAAGTGGTTTGGTCCAGGTCAACAGAGAGGAAGTGTCTGCTTCTTCACCAGTATACaggtcagtgtttctttttaattgtatCTCGTTACACATTTTCATGAGCCTGactttgtgctgtttttgtttcatcaaGGTTCTCATCTGTGTCATTTGGCTCTCAATCAGCCCACCGGTTCCTCAGCCTGACCTCGATGTGCCTGGTTTGAAGGTGACGCTGCGATGTGCCATGGCCTCGGTGGTGGGCTTCTCTCTGGTTCTGGGCTACATCGGCCTCCTCGcctgcacctccctcctctTGGCTTTTCTCGCTCGGAAACTCCCCGACAACTTCAacgaggccaaactcatcaccttcagcatgttgatcttctgtgcagtctGGGTGGCGTTTGTTCCCGCCTACGTCAGTTCTCCTGGAAAATATGCAGTTGCTGTGGAAATCTTTGCAATTATTGCCTCTAGCTATGGTTTGCTTTTCTGTATCTTTGCTCCAAAGTGTTTTATCATTCTTTTAAGGCCCGAGAAAAACACCAAGAAATACCTGATGGCCAGGTAGCAGAGGAAACTATGCCTTTATTTATGATTGTGagtcatcacatttatcaattCCATATGCATTTCAGTCACCATACTTTAAAAGTACTGTAATTACGTGTCGAGTATAGATTTATATTCATAACCTATTGGAGTTAAATCATAGCCCTTTTTTACTTCAGTGTTTCACATTTGTACAATTTCACAAACATTgcacagcaaaagaaaaataccatcaataaacaaataaaaataacattcatgATGTTCTGTTTCTCATATTGTGCTTCTGGTATGCATTATTTTGTTAGCACTAAAGCACTTATTGAACTGAATCTATCGCCTTTTTGTGACTCAGAACCATAAAACCTTCAAGTGTAGATTAATAACTGCTGTCTTAGCAGCAGGGCCGGTTCTACAGAGGAATATACTAGAAGGCAATCAAAACTAAAGCAAGCTTCATGGTCAGCAGCTTTTTTTGTGTTGGTAATGTTGCCTGTTTTCTCTTTGCAACATGTTGTTAGCATTGTGTACTATGGAAGCAtatcatattttcattttcattggcGAGATAAAGTAAGGATGTAGCTACAGCTTCTCCCTGTGGTTCCCAACCACAGTTTATAAGATATGCAGGAACGATTAAACTGAGACAATAGAGCTCTCAAgaagaaaactgtttttctaAATTACTGAGATACTTGATATCTCAGTCATACACTAATAATAAAATCAGGATAACTTCTCATTAACTCAGTAAAAAACAGTGAAGTGAATGCAATATGCTTCCATAGTGTCCAACCCAAAACTGGAGAAACAATAGAGAGCACTTAGTCAGGCCTCTACCACTTCACCTGTGCTACTTGGGTGTCCCACCAGGAGACTATGCTGTTGCCAGTATAGCTCTTGTGGTCACTGGGGTACACAAATCCCCTGACCATGACAAgttaaaaggtaaaaaatacattttcaaataaaatgcacaatacTAGATGCTATGAAATACTATGCAAAATTTGGAGAAAATAGGAGACTTTAAGGCCAACCTGGGCCTGATACGGTGTGAGGTTAATTAGAAATTGAATTACAAACAACTAATTCAGTTTCAGTATGGTCTCCCCACCTTGTGCGCTCGCACCCTAATTAAGCGTAAATAAGTAACCAAGTAATTGGggactgctgtgttttctctgtacAGAGGAAAGAAGATAAGGAAACTTGAGATGAAAGAGAAatgggagagaggggaggcCAGACAGATAGTGTCTGGGGATTAGTAAGGAGGAAGTGAGGGCAGCTCTCTTGGTGGAGGATCTGATGATCCTGTACCGTTTTCCTGGAAGTGTTTCAGCCCTGAGACCCTTCTTGTTTTACTATGGTGGtggacaggttgacagatgaggtcaggcaggagtctctgtggactttgttgTTTGCAGATAACATTGTAATGTgtagtg
The nucleotide sequence above comes from Solea senegalensis isolate Sse05_10M linkage group LG3, IFAPA_SoseM_1, whole genome shotgun sequence. Encoded proteins:
- the LOC122766599 gene encoding extracellular calcium-sensing receptor-like; amino-acid sequence: MSWFLWLGSAPSLLLVGLVGRELGLGVGSQVVQAVTCSRWETSGVTGLFQDGDVVIGGLFSLFYKPPAMDHDFTQLPPYKPCTRLQGLPLQYIYAMVFALEEINESGTLLPGVKLGYHIHDSCGLSFWALQAALSLVGGKGSSCSLSAAITNYSAAYGEESGERTGDQSVPLIIGGDSSNAAQILSRLLGPLSVPLISYTASCPCLSDRSQFPNFFRTMPSDIYQVRAIAQLAISLNWTWIGAVVAKNSYGLMAIKIFQEETRGAGVCLAFVETLRRENIVSDATHAALAIQASTAKVILIFTWYTDVRELFQQLDARNVTDRQFLASEAWSTSGDLLQHPSSSKVASGVLGVAIRSSAIPGFEKYLRNLSPSHRPNDKFLREFWENVFLCGLKDSAAANRLPPCSGTESLQTVHNLFTDTSQLRVTYNVYLAVYAAAHALHRLLSCPDSKSLPGNSSSTCSVPKHIKPMEVLQHLMKVNFTTPQGEMFYFDGADVPAKYDLVNWQKTLGGKLKLVLIGRVDGYDLQMNESAIQWSTGSNQVPVSVCSERCRPGTRVATRKGEPVCCFDCLPCTEGEISNTTGSPHCEPCPPEFWSNSDRTACVPRQLDFLSFNETLGITLTTVAVFGVTVTTAVFVVFLYYRQTPMVRANNSELSFLLLLSLKLCFLCSLVFIGRPSVWSCRFQQAAFGISFVLCVSCLQVKTMVVLAAFRSARPGAEALMKWFGPGQQRGSVCFFTSIQVLICVIWLSISPPVPQPDLDVPGLKVTLRCAMASVVGFSLVLGYIGLLACTSLLLAFLARKLPDNFNEAKLITFSMLIFCAVWVAFVPAYVSSPGKYAVAVEIFAIIASSYGLLFCIFAPKCFIILLRPEKNTKKYLMAR